In Plasmodium malariae genome assembly, chromosome: 11, the following proteins share a genomic window:
- the PTPS gene encoding 6-pyruvoyltetrahydropterin synthase, putative — protein sequence MKKDTVNSENNTTELIIESPSFSFNCAHFIAYKGFKETLHGHNYNVSLKVKGYVQEDGYVVDFSILKEKVRNVCNQLDHHFIVPVYSDVLKIEDENKNIKITCEDNSVYSFPQYDCIKLPIMHSSTEEIAQYILNKIIEEIDISFLIKRKVNYIEISVSEAPTQRALVHKNI from the coding sequence ATGAAGAAAGATACAGTTAATTCAGAAAATAATACAACCGAACTCATAATTGAATCACCTTCATTTTCATTCAACTGTGCACACTTTATTGCATATAAAGGGTTCAAAGAAACCTTACATGgtcataattataatgtatCCTTAAAAGTAAAAGGTTATGTACAAGAAGATGGATATGTTGTagatttttctattttaaaagaaaaagttagAAACGTTTGTAATCAGTTAGATCATCATTTCATCGTACCTGTTTATAGtgatgttttaaaaattgaagatgaaaataaaaatataaagattaCTTGTGAAGACAATTCGGTATATTCTTTCCCACAGTATGACTGCATTAAATTACCTATTATGCATTCTTCTACAGAAGAAATTGCacagtatattttaaataaaataatagaagaaatagatatatcatttttgataaaaagaaaagtcaATTACATAGAAATAAGTGTAAGCGAAGCGCCAACTCAGAGAGCCTtagttcataaaaatatatag
- the POP4 gene encoding ribonuclease P protein subunit p29, putative, with protein MGENTSTEINKKRKTDDNKHINYYSQGKNLHRKNEKSSNNIYYKKSNKQDDKCSKNLKLSLYGKNISPSFSLNKNSNANVTESKSNINIYVPNNINSNNVNQNCRNCSRGKENKFTNHPFLSKKPRDYSSSVDSELDKTLDLEMPSKIFISKSLKNDSSYNMDKKKTTQQPKIEKVGLSSNEYSSYNVPAENNTSYEHARKLNELWNIYVNELLELTNSKELSLDTINDMELNGACVEIHKSRCSTYIGIKGIIVLETQNSFKIITPKNRVLILLKNKSVFIINIKEKQYYLHGVQLLRDPALKSSKKYKILQNRAI; from the exons ATGGGAGAAAACACATCAActgaaattaataaaaaacgaaaaacaGATGacaataaacatataaattattattcacAAGGCAAGAATTTGCacagaaaaaatgaaaaaagttcaaataatatatattataagaagTCCAATAAACAAGATGACAAATGTAGTAAAAATCTTAAGTTAAGCTTATATGGTAAGAACATATCACCATCTTtctcattaaataaaaattcgaATGCAAACGTTACGGAATCAAagagtaatattaatatatacgtCCCTAACAATATCAATTCCAATAATGTAAATCAAAACTGCAGAAACTGTAGTAGGGGTAAAGAAAATAAGTTTACCAATCATCCTTTTCTTAGCAAAAAGCCGAGAGATTACTCCTCTTCGGTTGATAGTGAATTGGACAAG ACCCTCGATTTGGAAATGCCTTCAAAAATCTTTATTAgtaaaagtttaaaaaatgatagtTCATATAATATGGATAAGAAGAAAACAACACAGCAGccaaaaatagaaaaagtaGGTTTATCATCTAACGAATATTCTAGTTACAACGTGCCTGCAGAAAACAATACATCATATGAACATGCAAGAAAATTAAACGAATTATggaatatttatgtaaatgaaTTACTCGAATTAACAAACAGCAAAGAGTTAAGTTTAGACACAATTAATGATATGGAGTTGAATGGCGCTTGTGTTGAAATTCATAAATCGCGGTGTTCAACATACATCGgaataaaaggaataatagTCTTGGAAACGCAAAAc tcatttaaaataataacgCCAAAGAACAGAGTACTAATATTactgaaaaataaatcagtgtttataataaacataaaggAGAAGCAGTATTACTTACATGGAGTACAACTGCTGCGTGACCCAGCTTTAAAATCATCCAAGAAGTACAAAATACTACAGAATAGAGCTATTTAA
- the ACS gene encoding acetyl-CoA synthetase, putative, with product MNNTESCGILSKIDSGQLNVIDIDQSIFLNKHCYPVNEFYGEDDNETSTNNQLKNVKIYKEMYEESINNPEMFWGNIAKSSLRWSKVFTKVYIGNFKKGNVSWFINGKINACENCVDRWVEKHPNKTAIIWEKDTPNDYKKISYQKLLEKTCKVANLLKMYGVKKQDTVTIYLPMIPELVYSMLACARIGAIHNVVFAGYFSGSLCDRILDSRSTILITCDFGIRGGKLTKLKQIADGAMDMCGTIKTCIVFKNKTNINDISIYNKTSMQNHFYHSNSIDSPSTILIDKNNENRDDYDNSCIDKNCTKRKGAEISAPTHNENIYGNICKNTNDSSNSKINLKTNNVSSYTLNDNTQNCIKDESSAYVYAMDKSDHNANCNGDNNINISISESDKDKSCSNNPIDNNISLNCNYNCNDNTNNINYNSNSNNNISSNNISSSSNNISSNNISSNNISSNNISSNNISSNNISSNNITSSNYISGNNNNTPKKVVHTLHKKIFKNNNLNKKFSSVEKIQCNKVDNDDHNTIYENDEANRRGYPTMNGKESRYCKNNIELKNNLLGISKNTKNEKEAYNGNENRRSNFDENICTLKEGRDIDGSSLMKNMRSYCPIEYVDSEDFLCLLYTSGSTGKPKGVAHTTAGYLIYAYTTCKYIFDVKDDDIFGCVADIGWVTGHSYVLYGPLLNGITTVLFSSIPTYPDCGRYWNLIQTHKVTQFYTAPTALRALMKHGDHFVEKYDLSSCRILGSVGEPINPETWRWYYNVIGKKKCVIVDTYWQTETGGIVIAPIPNLFKMKPGCATLPFFGVELEILDSNTLEPVKGTNVCGLLCIKSPWPGMLRTVFGNHNRLIKTYFSMCPNYYFTGDGAYRDEDGYYWISGRIDDTLNVSGHRLGAAEIEHALVQHFCIAEAAVVSFHHNVKGEGILCFVVKKKGELRNYMEQNVDTKNNVLLTSTTANIKDMEELKKNYTDDKIIDELKLYVRQVIGPIATPDIICIVPDLPKTRSGKIVRRILRAIANGLKDFGDITTVSNYEIIDIISHKFKECKEKGQTGS from the coding sequence ATGAATAACACAGAAAGCTGTGGAATCCTATCTAAGATTGACTCAGGACAACTTAATGTTATTGATATTGATCAaagtatttttcttaataaacaCTGTTACCCAGTTAATGAATTTTATGGAGAAGATGATAATGAGACGAGTACAAATAATCagttaaaaaatgtaaaaatatataaagaaatgtATGAAGAAAGTATTAATAATCCGGAAATGTTTTGGGGGAACATTGCTAAAAGTAGTTTAAGATGGTCTAAGGTGTTCACTAAAGTATATATTggcaattttaaaaagggtAATGTTAGTTGGTTTattaatggaaaaattaatgCATGTGAAAATTGTGTTGACAGATGGGTAGAAAAACATCCTAATAAAACTGCTATAATATGGGAAAAGGATACTCCAaatgattataaaaaaattagttatcaaaaattattagaaaaaacatGTAAAGTGGCtaatttactaaaaatgTATGGTGTTAAAAAACAAGATACTGTAACTATTTATTTACCTATGATTCCAGAATTAGTGTATTCCATGTTAGCATGTGCTAGAATAGGTGCTATACACAATGTTGTATTTGCAGGGTATTTTTCTGGTAGCTTATGTGATAGAATTTTAGATTCAAGATCTACTATTCTAATTACATGTGATTTTGGCATTAGAGGGGGTAAATTAAccaaattaaaacaaattgcTGATGGAGCTATGGATATGTGTGGTACTATAAAAACTTGTAttgttttcaaaaataaaacaaatattaatgatattagtatatataataaaacgtCAATgcaaaatcatttttatcattcaaATAGTATTGATTCTCCATCAACTATAttaattgataaaaataatgagaaCAGAGATGATTATGACAACAGCTGTATTGACAAAAATTGTACTAAAAGAAAGGGTGCTGAGATAAGTGCTCCAACTCACAATGAAAACATATATGGcaatatatgcaaaaatacCAATGATAGTTcaaatagtaaaattaacTTAAAAACCAACAATGTAAGTAGTTATACCCTAAATGATAATACACAAAATTGCATAAAGGACGAGAGTTCAGCATATGTTTATGCAATGGATAAAAGTGATCACAATGCAAATTGTAACGGCgacaataatataaatatcagTATTAGCGAAAGTGACAAGGATAAGAGTTGCAGTAATAATCCCATTGATAACAATATCAGTCTTAATTGCAATTATAACTGTAACGACAacacaaataatattaattataatagtaatagtaataataatattagtagtaataatattagtagtagtagtaataatataagtaGCAACAATATAAGTAGCAACAATATAAGTAGCAACAATATAAGTAGCAACAATATAAGTAGCAACAATAtaagtagtaataatattacaagtagtaattatataagtggtaataataataatacccCAAAAAAGGTAGTACACACATTACATAAAaagatttttaaaaataacaatttaaataagaaattttcAAGTGTAGAAAAAATACAATGTAACAAAGTGGACAATGATGATCACAATACAATTTATGAAAACGATGAAGCAAATAGGAGGGGTTATCCAACCATGAATGGAAAAGAATCACGTTATTGTAAGAACAATATCGAATTGAAGAACAATTTGTTGGGTATATCGAAAAATaccaaaaatgaaaaagaggCATATAATGGAAACGAAAATAGAAGGAGTAATTTCgatgaaaatatatgtacactaAAAGAAGGTCGTGATATAGATGGTTCAtcattaatgaaaaatatgagaTCATATTGTCCCATAGAATATGTAGATAGTGAagattttttatgtttattatatacttcAGGTTCTACAGGGAAACCAAAAGGTGTAGCACACACTACAGCTggttatttaatatatgcatatacaacatgtaaatatatttttgatgtTAAGGATGATGATATATTTGGGTGTGTTGCAGACATAGGATGGGTAACAGGTCATAGTTATGTTTTATATGGACCTTTATTAAACGGAATAACTACTGTCTTATTTTCATCTATACCAACTTACCCTGATTGTGGTAGATATTGGAATTTAATACAAACACATAAAGTAACACAGTTTTATACAGCCCCAACAGCACTTCGAGCTTTGATGAAACATGGGGACCATTTTgttgaaaaatatgatttatCCTCCTGTCGAATATTAGGTAGTGTAGGTGAACCTATTAATCCAGAAACATGGAGATGGTATTATAATGTAATtggtaaaaaaaagtgtGTTATTGTTGATACCTATTGGCAAACAGAGACAGGTGGTATTGTAATTGCACCGATACCGAActtatttaaaatgaaacCAGGGTGTGCGACGCTACCATTTTTTGGTGTTGAATTAGAAATTCTAGATTCAAACACGTTAGAACCAGTAAAAGGTACGAATGTTTGTggtttattatgtattaagAGTCCATGGCCTGGTATGTTAAGAACAGTATTTGGAAATCATAATAGATTAATTAAAACTTATTTTTCCATGTGTCCTAATTACTATTTCACCGGGGATGGTGCGTATAGAGATGAAGATGGGTATTATTGGATATCAGGTAGAATTGATGATACGTTAAATGTATCAGGTCATAGGTTAGGAGCGGCAGAAATTGAACATGCATTAGTTCAACACTTCTGTATTGCCGAGGCAGCTGTTGTTTCTTTTCATCATAATGTTAAGGGGGAAGGtattttatgttttgttgttaaaaaaaaaggggagtTAAGAAATTATATGGAACAAAATGTTGatactaaaaataatgttcTTTTGACATCCACTACTGCTAATATAAAAGACAtggaagaattaaaaaaaaattatacagatgataaaataatagatgAATTAAAATTGTATGTTAGACAAGTTATAGGACCTATTGCTACTCCagatattatttgtattgtCCCTGACTTACCTAAAACAAGAAGTGGAAAAATTGTTAGGAGAATACTAAGAGCTATAGCTAACGGATTAAAGGATTTTGGTGATATTACAACTGTTTcaaattatgaaattattgATATTATTAGCCATAAATTTAAGGAATGCAAAGAAAAGGGTCAAACGGGATCGTAA